GGTGACTGAGCGTTAGCCACCCCAGGTCGCGGGTATCGTCTTGGAGCCAGTGGTCTGCGCGGGTCATCCGGTGGGAAACTCCCAGCGTCACGGCTGTTTCTCGGCCGAAATGTCAGGCTGCGGGCTTGACGTTTCGGCGCTGACGGGCGATGCTGCGACCAACGTGGAGCATGCAGCGAGACTGAAGTGGACAGGCGTGTGCCGTTCGGCTACACTGCCCCTTTGCGCTGCCCTTTGACGACCCGCTTCTTTTGGTGCTCTGATGCATGGTCGTCTGGCGTGCGTGTAGTCAGTCCGCCGCGAGCCCTCGGAAGGACATCTGTTGGCAGCCTCGCGCAACGCCTTCGCCGTACCCGCTGGTCCCCGTCGTGTGTCTTTCGCACGAATTCAGGAGCCGCTCGAAGTTCCTGATCTTCTCGCTCTCCAGACCGAGTCCTTCGACTGGTTGCTCGGCAACGAGAAGTGGAAGGGGCGGGTCGAGGCGGCTCGCCAGGCCGGGCGCAAGGACGTTCCGGCCCAGTCGGGTCTCGAAGAGATCTTCGAAGAGATCAGTCCCATTGAGGACTTCTCCGGGACTATGTCCCTGTCGTTCCGCGATCACCGGTTCGAGCCGCCCAAGTACTCAGTCGATGAGTGCAAAGACAAGGACATGACCTACTCCGCCCCGATGTTCGTCACGGCGGAGTTCATCAATAACACCACTGGTGAGATCAAGAGCCAGACCGTCTTCATGGGCGATTTCCCGCTCATGACCGGCAAGGGCACTTTCATCATCAACGGCACCGAGCGTGTCGTGGTCTCCCAGCTGGTCCGGTCCCCGGGCGTCTACTTCGACCGCAGTGTCGACAAGACCTCCGACAAGGACCTCTACGGCTGCAAGGTGATCCCCTCCCGGGGCGCCTGGCTCGAGTTCGAGATCGACAAGCGTGACAGTGTCGGCGTCCGCATCGACCGCAAGCGCAAGCAGGCCGTCACGGTCCTGCTGAAGGCGCTCGGGTGGACCACCGACCAGATCCTTGAGCGTTTCGGACAGTACGAGTCCATGCGCGCCACCCTGGAGAAGGACCACACGGCCGGCCAGGACGACGCCCTGCTGGACATCTACCGCAAGCTGCGTCCGGGCGAGCCGCCGACCAAGGAGTCGGCGCAGACGCTTCTGGAGAACCTGTACTTCAACCACAAGCGTTACGACCTCGCCAAGGTTGGCCGCTACAAGATCAACAAGAAGCTCGGTGTCGACAGCGACATCACGCAGGGGACGCTGACCGAAGAGGACATCGTCGCCACGATCGAGTACATCGTCAAGCTGCACGCCGGCGAGGTCTCGATGTCGGGCACGAACGGTGAGATCGTCGTCGAGACCGACGACATCGACCACTTCGGAAACCGTCGCCTGCGTACGGTCGGCGAGCTCATCCAGAACCAGGTCCGCCTGGGCCTGGCCCGCATGGAGCGCGTCGTCCGCGAGCGGATGACCACCCAGGACGTCGAGGCCATCACGCCGCAGACCCTGATCAACATCCGCCCGGTCGTCGCGTCGATCAAGGAGTTCTTCGGAACCTCCCAGCTCTCGCAGTTCATGGACCAGACCAACCCGCTGGCCGGGCTGACGCACAAGAGGCGTCTGTCCGCGCTGGGTCCCGGTGGTCTGTCCCGTGAGCGGGCCGGCTTCGAGGTCCGTGACGTCCACCCCTCGCACTATGGCCGGATGTGCCCGATCGAGACGCCGGAAGGACCGAACATCGGTCTGATCGGCTCGCTGGCCTCCTTCGGCCGGGTCAACTCCTTCGGTTTCGTCGAGACGCCGTACCGCAAGGTCGTCGAAGGCCGGGTCACCGACCAGGTCGACTACCTCACCGCGGACGAGGAGGACCGTCACGTCATCGCCCAGGCGAACACGCCGATCGGCCCCGATGGCACGTTCCTCGAGGACCGCGTGCTCGTCCGCCGTAAGGGCGGCGAGTTCGAGTCCCTGCGGGCGAACGAGGTCGACTACATGGACGTGTCGGCACGCCAGATGGTGTCCGTGGCGACCGCGATGATCCCGTTCCTTGAGCACGACGACGCCAACCGCGCGCTCATGGGCTCCAACATGCAGCGCCAGTCGGTGCCGCTGCTCAAGAGCGAGGCGCCGCTGGTCGGCACCGGCATGGAATACCGTGCCGCGACCGACGCCGGCGACGTCATCACCGCCGACAAGGCGGGCGTGGTCGAGGAGGTCTCCGCCGACTACGTGACCGTGATGAACGACGACGGCACCCGTACGACCTACCGTGTCGCCAAGTTCAAGCGCTCCAACCAGGGCACCTGCTTCAACCAGAAGCCGATCGTCGCCGAAGGCGACCGGATCGAGGTGAACCAGGTCGTCGCCGACGGTCCCTGCACCGACACCGGCGAGATGGCGCTCGGCAAGAACCTGCTCGTGGCGTTCATGCCGTGGGAGGGCCACAACTACGAAGACGCGATCATCCTGTCCCAGCGCCTGGTCCAGGACGACGTCCTCTCCTCGATCCACATCGAGGAGCACGAGGTCGACGCCCGCGACACCAAGCTGGGGCCCGAGGAGATCACCCGGGACATCCCGAACGTCTCCGAAGAGGTCCTGGCCGACCTCGACGAGCGCGGCATCATCCGCATCGGCGCCGAGGTCGTCCCCGGCGACATCCTCGTCGGCAAGGTCACGCCCAAGGGCGAGACCGAGCTGACCCCCGAGGAGCGCCTGCTCCGCGCGATCTTCGGTGAGAAGGCCCGCGAGGTCCGTGACACCTCCCTGAAGGTGCCGCACGGCGAGCAGGGCAAGGTCATCGGCGTCCGCGTGTTCAGCCGGGAGGAGGGCGACGAGCTCCCGCCCGGTGTCAACGAGCTGGTCCGCGTCTACGTGGCCCAGAAGCGCAAGATCACCGATGGCGACAAGCTGGCCGGCCGCCACGGCAACAAGGGCGTCATCTCCAAGATCCTTCCGGTCGAGGACATGCCGTTCCTCGAGGACGGCACCCCGGTCGACATCATCCTCAACCCGCTGGGCGTGCCCGGCCGAATGAACGTCGGCCAGGTGCTGGAGACCCACCTCGGCTGGATCGCGGCCAGGGGCTGGGACATCTCGGGTGTCCAGGAGGCGTGGGCCGAGCGGCTGCGCGACAAGGGCTTCGCCGAGGTCGACCCCCGCACCAACATGGCCACGCCGGTCTTCGACGGCGCCAACGAGGAAGAGATCGTCGGCCTGCTCGACAACACCCTGGCCAACAGGGACGGCGGGCGCATGGTCGGCGCGAACGGAAAGGCCCAGCTGTTCGACGGCCGTTCCGGCGAGCCGTTCCCGCACCCGATCTCGGTCGGCTACATCTATATCCTGAAACTGCTCCACCTGGTCGACGACAAGATCCACGCACGTTCGACCGGCCCGTACTCCATGATCACCCAGCAGCCGCTCGGCGGTAAGGCCCAGTTCGGCGGCCAGCGATTCGGTGAGATGGAGGTGTGGGCGCTGGAGGCCTACGGCGCCGCCTACGCCCTGCAGGAGCTGCTGACCATCAAGTCCGACGACGTTCTCGGCCGGGTGAAGGTCTACGAGGCCATCGTCAAGGGCGAGAACATCCCAGAGCCGGGCATCCCGGAGTCGTTCAAGGTGCTCATCAAGGAAATGCAGTCGCTGTGCCTGAACGTCGAGGTGCTCTCCAGCGACGGCATGTCCATCGAGATGCGAGACACCGACGAGGACGTCTTCCGCGCCGCGGAAGAGCTCGGCATCGACCTGTCCCGGCGTGAGCCGAGCAGCGTCGAAGAGGTCTGATCGAGAAGCTGAGGAGGGGAATACAAGTGCTGGACGTCAACTTCTTCGACGAGCTTCGGATCGGCCTCGCGACGGCTGACGATATCCGCCAGTGGTCGCACGGCGAGGTCAAGAAGCCCGAGACCATCAACTACCGAACCCTCAAGCCCGAGAAGGACGGACTCTTCTGCGAGAAGATCTTCGGTCCGACCCGGGACTGGGAGTGCTACTGCGGTAAGTACAAGCGCGTCCGCTTCAAGGGCATCATCTGTGAGCGCTGTGGCGTCGAGGTGACCCGCGCCAAGGTGCGTCGTGAGCGGATGGGCCACATCGAGCTGGCCGCACCCGTCACGCACATCTGGTACTTCAAGGGCGTTCCGTCCCGTCTGGGATACCTGCTCGACCTGGCTCCGAAGGACCTTGAGAAGGTCATCTACTTCGCGGCCTACATGATCACGCATGTCGACAAGGAAATGCGTGAGCGTGACCTGCCCTCGCTTGAGGCGAAGATCTCCGTCGAGCGGCAGCACATCGAGCAGCGCCGTGACGCTGACATCGAGGCCCGGCAGAAGAAGCTCGAGAACGACCTGACCGAGCTGGAGGCCGCCGGCGCCAAGGGCGACCAGCGCCGCAAGGTCCGTGAGGGGGCTGAGCGCGAGATGCGCCAGCTCCGCGATCGGGCCCAGCGCGAGCTGGACCGTCTGGACGAGGTCTGGAGCCGCTTCAAGAACCTCAAGGTCCAGGACCTTGAGGGCGACGAGCTGCTCTACCGCGAGATGCGCGACCGCTTCGGCCGTTACTTCCGCGGTGGCATGGGTGCCCAGGCCATTCAGGAGCGTCTGACCAACTTCGACCTCGACCTCGAGGCCGAGAACCTGCGCGAGACGATCCGCAGCGGCAAGGGCCAGAAGAAGGCCCGCGCGCTCAAGCGTCTCAAGGTCGTGTCCGCGTTCCTGAACACGCGTAACTCGCCCAACGGCATGGTCCTGGACTGCATCCCGGTCATCCCGCCGGACCTGCGCCCGATGGTGCAGCTCGACGGTGGCCGGTTCGCGACCTCGGACCTGAACGACCTGTACCGCCGTGTGATCAACCGGAACAACCGCCTCAAGCGTCTCCTCGACCTCGGCGCGCCCGAGATCATCGTGAACAACGAGAAGCGGATGCTCCAGGAGGCCGTCGACGCACTGTTCGACAACGGCCGCCGTGGCCGTCCGGTCACAGGCCCCGGCAACCGCCCCCTGAAGTCCCTCAGCGACATGCTGAAGGGCAAGCAGGGCCGGTTCCGCCAGAACCTGCTGGGCAAGCGAGTCGACTACTCCGGCCGTTCGGTCATCGTCGTCGGCCCGCAGCTGAAGCTGCACCAGTGTGGCCTGCCCAAGCAGATGGCGCTGGAGCTGTTCAAGCCGTTCGTGATGAAGCGCCTGGTGGACCTGAACCACGCGCAGAACATCAAGTCGGCCAAGCGGATGGTCGAGCGTGCCCGTCCGGTCGTGTGGGACGTCCTCGAAGAGGTCATCACCGAGCACCCGGTGCTGCTCAACCGTGCGCCGACCCTGCACCGCCTGGGCATCCAGGCCTTCGAGCCGCAGCTGGTCGAGGGCAAGG
Above is a genomic segment from Streptosporangium album containing:
- the rpoB gene encoding DNA-directed RNA polymerase subunit beta; amino-acid sequence: MAASRNAFAVPAGPRRVSFARIQEPLEVPDLLALQTESFDWLLGNEKWKGRVEAARQAGRKDVPAQSGLEEIFEEISPIEDFSGTMSLSFRDHRFEPPKYSVDECKDKDMTYSAPMFVTAEFINNTTGEIKSQTVFMGDFPLMTGKGTFIINGTERVVVSQLVRSPGVYFDRSVDKTSDKDLYGCKVIPSRGAWLEFEIDKRDSVGVRIDRKRKQAVTVLLKALGWTTDQILERFGQYESMRATLEKDHTAGQDDALLDIYRKLRPGEPPTKESAQTLLENLYFNHKRYDLAKVGRYKINKKLGVDSDITQGTLTEEDIVATIEYIVKLHAGEVSMSGTNGEIVVETDDIDHFGNRRLRTVGELIQNQVRLGLARMERVVRERMTTQDVEAITPQTLINIRPVVASIKEFFGTSQLSQFMDQTNPLAGLTHKRRLSALGPGGLSRERAGFEVRDVHPSHYGRMCPIETPEGPNIGLIGSLASFGRVNSFGFVETPYRKVVEGRVTDQVDYLTADEEDRHVIAQANTPIGPDGTFLEDRVLVRRKGGEFESLRANEVDYMDVSARQMVSVATAMIPFLEHDDANRALMGSNMQRQSVPLLKSEAPLVGTGMEYRAATDAGDVITADKAGVVEEVSADYVTVMNDDGTRTTYRVAKFKRSNQGTCFNQKPIVAEGDRIEVNQVVADGPCTDTGEMALGKNLLVAFMPWEGHNYEDAIILSQRLVQDDVLSSIHIEEHEVDARDTKLGPEEITRDIPNVSEEVLADLDERGIIRIGAEVVPGDILVGKVTPKGETELTPEERLLRAIFGEKAREVRDTSLKVPHGEQGKVIGVRVFSREEGDELPPGVNELVRVYVAQKRKITDGDKLAGRHGNKGVISKILPVEDMPFLEDGTPVDIILNPLGVPGRMNVGQVLETHLGWIAARGWDISGVQEAWAERLRDKGFAEVDPRTNMATPVFDGANEEEIVGLLDNTLANRDGGRMVGANGKAQLFDGRSGEPFPHPISVGYIYILKLLHLVDDKIHARSTGPYSMITQQPLGGKAQFGGQRFGEMEVWALEAYGAAYALQELLTIKSDDVLGRVKVYEAIVKGENIPEPGIPESFKVLIKEMQSLCLNVEVLSSDGMSIEMRDTDEDVFRAAEELGIDLSRREPSSVEEV